The window CATTCGGGATCTTCAGGATCTTCAGGACCTTTGGGACCTTCGGGACCTTCGGGACCTTCGGGACCTTCGGGACCTTCGGGACCTTCGGGACCTTCGGGACCACGATCACCAGCAGTCCATCCACTGTGCATCGCCCCGATCCTGGAGAAGAATTCCCAGCTGTTATCACTTCACagatgtacaacatcaggatGAGTGCTGCAGctcattgtgtcttttttttcactacCTATGTGCATTTTTGTACCTGGGACAATTGGATTTGACATCAATCAATGGCAAATCAAATTGTCCAaggtacaaaaaaataaatttaaaaaaacaatctgattTGGCATCCATCTATGGAGCTGCAccgtcgcctcacagcaagagagtgggttccctctggactctccggcttcctcccacagtccaaagacatgcagctcaggttaattgatTACTCTAAactggccgtgtgtgtgtggacgtgagCGTGACAGTTGTGTGTTTATAGGTCAGCCCTGCTCTCTAGTCTGGTGACCGGCCCAGGATGCACTCTGCCTTCGGCCAacgtcagctgggatcggctccagctgACGTTGGCCCCAAGGATGAAAACATTAGGAAATAATAGTTTAGcatattttctacatttttattttatatttgtcatCATTTTGCAGACATCCCAAACAGAAGTTACCATGACTTGTTAGTTGCTGTAAAGATACAATTATTAATACATACTTTATATTGAAGAAGAGATTTACCTCTCAGGACAAACACACTTACAAATGTGATtgaaaaaggtaaaataataataataaatctctaactctatattatattataattagcagAATACCGACTTACCCATCAATGGCTTTCCTGTTGTTGTCATTCACTCCTCCTGGATCATCCCTCAAGCTCCCGAGGCAGACAAATACAATAGTTGTTAAATAAGTGTGTTAATGcacaattattaataataaaaacatactgCCAATAATTAACACACTCCATCCAGCACTTACCTATTCACGGCTCGAATATCCGAGGCCCCGTTACCATCAGAGATCATCACGACTCCACTGCAAAACAAAATACTGGATAAGAAAGGCTCTGAATCTCCTCTGATAAATCTCATACCTGCTCCAGTTAAAGGGGACACGTCACCTAAATGTTATAATATGAACACAAAGGAAGACGAGCTACAGGCACGAGCAAAAGGAAACAGCTTTCATTCTCACCTTTCAGGCAACTGGATTCCCTGTTTTCTGGAGTTGCGCTCCAGACTAAAGGACTGAGGAGCCTGGGCATCAGCCGTGGCATCGATGCTATGGAGGCAAAGGCAGCTTTGAGCAGATTACAGTCCAGACTTCCTATTGTATGAAACACTAcaaacatgtttgtatttttaacgTGGCGGCCTGACCTGTGAACGTGCACACTTTCAAGTGTGTTTCCCTGCTCGCTTCCACCACTTCCACCACTTCCACCACTTCCACCTGGATCTGTGGCACATGTTTCGCTCAGCCTACGATGAAAAAGAAAGGATGAGGACGTCTCCAACTCCACTGAAAGTAGCTCCTGAACGTTAGCTCACCTGATATCGCCGTTGTTTTGTGTCGtgtcaaaatcatcttttcTAAGACAAGAGCAACGTAGCATGTGTAGATACCAGGCGACTCCCGGTGCAACGTGGTACTTCCTaccacaggaaacacaacaagcATTTCTGAATCCGATACTATGTAGGTGAATGAGAATATGACATTGACAGTCGATTCCAATTGCAAATGGGATTTGACTCACCttttacaacaataacaaagcGCCCCAATAACCAAAATCAAATTACCGGCCCCACCGACTGGAGGACAGATGAAATGCAAACAAGTTAacagcaacaataaaaacattgggAGGCCCTCGAATAAGAACAATGTCACTCAGAATAAACTTCCACTCACTGATGAGGTTCTGTGGTGTTGGTGGCTGAAAGGGATCTGGGTTGGGCATCCCTGTTAGGCAAAGAGGACGGATATATAACGGGCATATGTGTCATATGATCAGCAATGTAAGATTCAAAAGGTAAATCAGTCATTTACAACATCTTATTGCCTCACCTGTAACTTTATAATCCAAACACGCCTCGTTTACAGATGTCTCTGTCTGAAAAGCAAAATCAAAGTCCGTATTGTGAGAGTGTAGAGTTTGTATTTCACAGGTGCATATGTATGCCTTTTATGGTTTCAATTCATAGAATTACATATCACAGTAGAGGGAGACTCACGAGATgaattatgcattttattttcaggtCTTGACAGTTTCTTGTAACGACTGAATCGTTGTCAATGATTATGTCTTCATCCAAAGTCTTCAAATTGCCAGATATAGACAATATGGCAAGCAGGGTCTGTTGGGGAGAGAGAAGCTGTGATTAACATGGAGTTATTGGCAACCTCAAACCGTCTCTTACTTTCATCAAACGCACATATTATCGCAccataaaaccttttttaaaaaaacaaattataaacTATACCACAGAGTGTAAAAGTAAATGAAAATACCCCATTAATGAACACTTCGATCTCGCTGTTTTCAGGACACTGATGGACGAACGTGAATCTCTCAGCAGCTTTAATGTCGTTGCAGGAGGTGTTTTTCTGAGGGCATTCTGTGAGACAATACAGGTGTACAGCGCATCATTAACACACTTGTGGCTCTCCATACACACCCTGAAATAGCAACGTGGGACGACATAACCTGAAACACGGCTAAAAGTTACAGGAAGTAAAGAATGTCCTGAAAAACTGAAATTAATTGAGAGAAAGACATATCGACAGTGCTCCGTATCTTACCTGATGATTTGTCGATACAGAAAACCAAAACCACGAAGGTTAGAGCAGTAGTAAGGGTCATTTTGTCGAAGGAATGGAGAGAACCGTCGACAATGTGGACTGATTTTCTAATGAGGAAGTTAAGcattgaaacaggaagtgcatcaGAAAAGAAAGTGAACTCACCGACATTCACCTGCGTCACTCAGTTGTTAAATTCAAGATATCTGGGACACTGACAGGATGTATATAAATGAATTACTTAAGTGTTCTAACCTttaggttttgttgatttgaacGTATATAATTATAGTGTATTATAAATGTGGCAACATTGAGGATTTGTAGTTTTGCAACCCAACACAAGGGGAGGCCCTTGTCCTACAGGTCAGAGACACGCATTGAACGGACTGCGAGTCATTCATGAGCATATCCTGCCCGCACAGTACGGATTCTATATCAGGTGGATGCATTTGTACCGGTCCATGTTCACTTTTGTGTTGCGCGTATTATTTTATCTTTTGGAGATGGGTCGGTGACCCACAGGATGGCAGTCCTACTGACATATTTTAaccatgagacacacacacacacacacagacacacgcacacactgtgcAAGGATAAAGCAGAAGCCGCCATGCTACAGCACGCTTCATTTACTCTGCATCTTCCCTGGTCCGCCGAGAAAACACAGACCATGGCCTGTGTCACTCAATACGGGGGCCCCTCTCTATCGCTGCAACTCCGTCTACTTCCTCTCCGTCCCTGCCGGCCTCTCCTTtgcccttctctgtctccattACGTTGCAATAGTCAACTAGAgtagagagcaaaaaaaaaaatgtacctcCAAAAAAACACTCTCCAGTTTCCACGTTAAACATCATATTGGTTCAGATGGTGGAATTGCTATTGGAGCCAAGCAGATTTACTTAGCCAATTTGTATGACTAACCAGTTCAAGTTTGCATCATTCTCGGTCTTGGCGAGGCCCGAGGAATGACTAAAAATGAcagcctcaaaaaaaaaaaaaaaaaaggcctgaaTGAGAGAGCGAGTGGACTTGGTTCAGCTCCTCTGGTGGGAAGCTAAACGAAAGTGGACTTGTCTGATCTGTTTTCCATAGATATCAAGTGACAGTGGGAGGCTTGGATATCCCACCTTCCCTCTCCATAGAGCCCCTGCATAAACAGAGAGCATCAATGACGCAGGGCTGACAACGAACGCCGCGCGTCTAGTTCTGAAAAGAAGGAGTCCATTAAAGCCAGTCTAAACAGGACTTTTAGGGTAAATAATTACAATTCCTCTGCTTCTGAGTCCTCTCCCCATCCGCCTCAACTCTCTTGCCTTCTTGTTCCACTCATAAGAGCGGCGATGAGAGGTAAACAGCTCTCCCGTCTCGCTGCCACCCCCTCAATCCCTCACTCTGTCCGTGTGGATGAGGGCAGTAGGCCTACTCTGAGAGCTGGAAAGGAAGCGTTTTGGCTCTGGTATATGTCTAAGATGTGTTATATGAAAAGAGGAATGACAGGGGTGAATTAACCCCCTTAAAGCTTTTACAATCAACCATTATGAATCCCAGTTTAGAACAAAAACTGGGTGGACCATTCAGAGCGTGTGAGTTGTGGAGTCAAAGCTGAGGCAAAGCAACACCCAGAGAATCCTGAGTGGCCCTGAAACAATAGTTCTGGCTGCTCCGCCGGTACCCTGCTTGGCTTCAGTTTGCGTAGCTCCACAACGGTTTCTAAAATACACCGAGTAGAAAGTGGACCGCAACCAAAACAGCATATGCAGGCCCGGAGGGACtcctttaaagaaaaaagtatcACGTGCACGcccagggatgtcgtatgtgtacagattgtaaagccctctgaggcaaatttgtaatttgtgatattgggctatacaaaataaactgaattgaattgaattgaatacacgTACTTACTCTCATAGAGAGAAGTATGTCGACAGTTATCACATTCAGCTATTGGATAGCTCTGCGACACGTAAACATTCAATTATGCTACGTGGTTACATTGTGGCACTTACATAACAAACGCATGAACTGCTAATAAAAGTGAATTAGCAAGTCTGAAATATATGAAGTCacaggcccccccccctccacacacacacacacaataacacgtACACCCACACCCCACCTACACACATATTAAAGCCCCAACCGTAGCGGCCAACTCTCTCCCCCGTCAATTCCAAAACCACAGCTCCCCTTTACAGAGCTTGGTTAGCCTGGGCACAGCAACCTGATCCTGCTGAGAAAGTCTtataaaaggaaacaaataaaacaacccGATCAAAAAACACCTCTCGTCCACAGagccaaaaaacagaaaagatcCGGACGACCTTTTGCAAGCGGACACGGCCTGAGGACCTATCAGTGTTTGAATGTAACGGCTCGGTGGGGCTGCATCGTATACATTGTGAGCTataacacacgcgcacacacacacacacacacacacacacagccacctcAAAGCACTGCACAAGCTAATGCACTTCAGCTTGTATTCACATGCTGCCGAGGCACATGTTGTGCAATATCAGAGAGCAACTTGGACAGCCTCTATTAATCTGTTTTCCAGCTCAATCTCCTGAGAGGGATCTCTGTCAGAAAACAAACCTCTCTGTTTGAAGCACGGCCTCCagttaaacttgttcaacttctGCCTTTCTCTGTTCatttcacctctcctctctcactccacTTTCCTCCCCCTGACATCTCTTTGTCCCTCACTCTGCTTTTTTTTACTCTCCTTTGCCATCGTTTTCCCCCTTGCTTTCTTTCCTTTGCTCTCTTCATttctttgaccccccccccctgtgattCGTTGCTGGCGTAGGTCTTAGCGTTTTGGCTGGGCGAACCCAGGGCGAGCGTGTCTTGTTACAGCAGTCCAGGCCCTCTGATAAAGCCCATCTTTGTGAAGGATAATCCCTCAGAAACAATCCTGATTTTTATACCGCCGGCCTCTGTTATTTCTGCAGCCtcacatgtaaaaaaaacaatgcacacggcacacacaacaaaacatcGGCAGCATTTGTCttgacacacaaaacaagtacaTGAACAAGCACCGGCATGCACCGCACTGAGTGGACTCATGAGAAAGTATGCAAGAAATTCACATCAAATTactcttttcatttttgttttagtgCTGCTCTCTTGGCTCTCTGTCAGCTATACAGCTATGATAACATGACGGGAGTTCCAGGGGGacggggatttttttttaaaaatggggaGTTGCTACGTTGCTGTAAAATGTCAGTTAAGTCAGTATGTGTATcattgtcatgtttttgttcagGCAGCCATTCTGTAGCTTTTCACACTCGGCTGAGCCCTATTGTTAAATAAACAAAGCCTTGTGTTCGGTTGTGCCGCGGATCAGTGATGCGATCGGGCACTCACCTGAAAAATTGGAGAGGAGAATGCAGAAAAAGAGCAGGGGAGCATGCACGCtacaaagaaaatgcacatgTCAACAAGCTTAAAAAACGTAATTAATACAGATGCAAAAATGGACCATTTGCACAGCAGACATTTATGACATGTAGCATGTAGACACAGCAGGAAGAAGCACAGGTGAAATAAGGCTAGGTTGTGTGGTAAGGCAGACCATACAACTGATATAATGGTGataaaaaacattcattaaaaaccaaatAAACAAGTTAAGTTGCATTCATTTATCAACTTGTTTTGCAGTGTGCGAGCTTGTTCTGGAGACAGCTGTGCAGTGTCTAGACAGGTAGATACCTCTGTGGTTCCAGGTCTGAGATTGTCTCCCTGTCACTGCCATCATTCCTCATCTTCCAACAGTAGGTTTCCTTCACCGGCTTTTCCACTGCCGGCATCATCTGTCACCGCATCCAAGGGGAAGGAGAAACATAATTACAGGACAGAGGTAACCACAACTCAATCCCCTTAAAGGTTAGCACTGATAACAATGGCGGCCAGCAGCCGTGACTGTCAGACTGACATTGTTCAACACTTACACCAAATGCCtgtaaacagaagaaaaaaagctgccGTAGTCCACCTGTTGTCCAATAGTGCCAGAAAAAAGATAATTTATTTTAAGAGATACTAGAagacaagtactacaagtagaAAAGTTAAGCATGTGCAACAgatttaataacaacaatgcaATAAT of the Cyclopterus lumpus isolate fCycLum1 chromosome 8, fCycLum1.pri, whole genome shotgun sequence genome contains:
- the LOC117735511 gene encoding uncharacterized protein LOC117735511 isoform X1: MTLTTALTFVVLVFCIDKSSECPQKNTSCNDIKAAERFTFVHQCPENSEIEVFINGTLLAILSISGNLKTLDEDIIIDNDSVVTRNCQDLKIKCIIHLTETSVNEACLDYKVTGMPNPDPFQPPTPQNLIIGGAGNLILVIGALCYCCKRKYHVAPGVAWYLHMLRCSCLRKDDFDTTQNNGDIRLSETCATDPGGSGGSGGSGGSEQGNTLESVHVHSCLCLHSIDATADAQAPQSFSLERNSRKQGIQLPESGVVMISDGNGASDIRAVNSLRDDPGGVNDNNRKAIDGIGAMHSGWTAGDRGPEGPEGPEGPEGPEGPEGPEGPKGPEDPEDPECPEDPEDPEDPEDPEDPQGQPLLSDHQRAANRGVDMTGKAVALVDKRGFDADRVSRPSAVPETDVESTPDMNTAVYMNIDL
- the LOC117735511 gene encoding uncharacterized protein LOC117735511 isoform X2 — its product is MTLTTALTFVVLVFCIDKSSECPQKNTSCNDIKAAERFTFVHQCPENSEIEVFINGTLLAILSISGNLKTLDEDIIIDNDSVVTRNCQDLKIKCIIHLTETSVNEACLDYKVTGMPNPDPFQPPTPQNLIIGGAGNLILVIGALCYCCKRKYHVAPGVAWYLHMLRCSCLRKDDFDTTQNNGDIRLSETCATDPGGSGGSGGSGGSEQGNTLESVHVHSIDATADAQAPQSFSLERNSRKQGIQLPESGVVMISDGNGASDIRAVNSLRDDPGGVNDNNRKAIDGIGAMHSGWTAGDRGPEGPEGPEGPEGPEGPEGPEGPKGPEDPEDPECPEDPEDPEDPEDPEDPQGQPLLSDHQRAANRGVDMTGKAVALVDKRGFDADRVSRPSAVPETDVESTPDMNTAVYMNIDL